The Populus nigra chromosome 4, ddPopNigr1.1, whole genome shotgun sequence genome contains the following window.
ATTATGGCAAGGAAAAGGCATAGACAAGAGATAAGACAATTGTTTCCAGCTGAAACAATATTTGGCAGACACAATAAGGCAGATGCTCTATTACAGAAAGAAAACGAGAGTTAAATCTTTAATTGgcctttctttctcttcatggtattttcttgaattatttGCTCTGTGGATGCATGCTAATCAACTTCATTTGACAAGAGGTTTTGTGTTGAAGACTTGATTAATTCTAGGGTTCGAAACCCAATTATCTGTAGATTCCATCTTAGAATCGACACTGAACCATTGCATTGAATATAATCTTtggggaaaaaattgaaaaacacaccCATGCTATTACCCTCTCTGAGCTAAAGAATCTTgcaaatcccccccccccccaaaaaaaagaaaaaaagaaaaaaaaagaagcctgCTGCTGCAGCCAATTGAGAAGTCTAGAACTAATCTGAATGTAGCATTCAAAAGAGaagatttttctataaattctgTAAAAATACCTATAAAGAAGGTTTACTTAGGAGCTGTACAGAATCATGAGATCAAGCAATACAATGGAGTGCTTAAACACGCTTGTTAAGGCCATGAAAGAATCGGTGCTTTCTCCGCTTAGAATGCCTTTGAGAATCCTTTGACATGACATAGGACGCAAAATGCACCTGCACAGGCACAACACACCTCTAAGCCAAAGGCAATGGAAGCCATAATAGGGAAACAAAAgtcaataattaaacaaaactaTGCAGGGGATGATCAAGTGCATAACTTTGGAGATTGCAACATCATCGAGATTCCACAGCTAAATAAACAGATAAGAAAGATCATACTCGATAGTTACAAGAATAGAACTGAAACCTGAGAATTATTTCGTATGCCAGAATCCTGAAGTGCAGAGTTGTCATCGAGGAGCTTTTGATTATGATACGAGAGAGCAAAATTAGCCCACACTTTCTTCCTGCAAACGTAATGAAACCAATACATCATGCAACTTGCTGGTTCAAAAAGCACTGTTACTTTTAAATGAACCTAAAAGTGGTCAATTACCAGTAAAATTGCAGGCTATGGTAACGATAAGCTCGATAAATTCTTGGAGAACAGTAGCTTACCATGAAATATGACGATGACCCATCTTGGATTGCTCCATCTCGATCAGTTTCTTCTTAATTGCAAGCTTCAAATCCTTCACCGTAGCCGAATTCATCAATGCCACATCTTCaccaaaaccaaatcaaaagaaaGTTTAGTTCCACATACCGCCCGTTAAGTGTTTGTTAAAATGTCAAAAAGAAGACGGTTTTAGCTTTGAATACCAAAGGAGGTTCCGTCAAGTTTTTGAACCGATATGCGCATGGCACTACCCATTTCAAGGCTGATAAGGGTGTCAACATCAGATAAAGTGGGTTTCTTGGGGACATCAGAAAGTATAGGGTCGTCGAGGAGAGCAGCAAGAGTTGACTGCAGCTTGGCTTTTTTAACGTTGCTGCTGTTGTATCCTCCGACTTCGTCTTCTCCCTTGGAACTCGATTCCATGACCGTCTCTTTTTCTCGGATTGGATGCTTAAGCAGGGTGGACAAAAGTGGCGGCTTCGGCTTGCGTTTCGCAGttactgtttttgttttgggttcGGGATTATGTGGTGCCGGACAGAACCTGAGAATCGAATGCAAACGTCTAAAGTGGGCTTTCGACGTTGTTCGGTCCATTACTAGAATGGGCTTTATTCTCTCGATTTAGTTGGGGAAAAAAAGAGGGCTAAGGATATGTTTGGTGTTGGGGTAGAGGAAGGTAAAATTATAAGGGTCATCCTTAACTCACCATGCTTGTGTTTGACATTCTTTTCTAGGGAGGGGAAATCTTTAAATAGGGAAGGACTGAAGGAATTTTGAAGGGAAAGTGCTCTCTttccattttttaaatataatattaatttactcatttttcttttacaattatCATTTTGAGAcgtattatttgatttttttttataatttttttattaaaagttgatttgatttatattaagataaacttttgtactttattttttcttaactattATCAAACATCTTTAATACTTcaacacataatattttttacacctttaacatttcaattttaaatctTGTTCCTTTGATATTTCTCCTAATTCTTAACAGCATCCCTTACCACACacaacttaaatattatttttgttattgtttggCTATGAAAGGTATCATTGAACAAGACCCTATTTGTCATTATCGAGgtataatttgttaaattttaaattttatttattttatatttttaatgtactgatgttaaaaataaatttttaaaataaaaaattattataatatattttcaagcaaaaaatactttgaaaaacttCCTCTACTACACTTTTAAATATCATGTGAAGTTTTCTCtctgaataattttaaaaatattatcctttatttttttctttggatgaTTTTAAAAGCATTATCCCTCCTTTTAACCCgatatatttataagaatttaataaatttctaaaagaaaaaatagtttttacttCCTAGGTTTCAAAAGTCTGGTAACCTTGGGCTACAAGTCATCTTCTTTATGCTGCCTTCATGTCTCAACTCCTGCAAGTGTTTTTACAGGATTCAACACCAAAACTCCTACCCGAACTCGATCGTGATTCCTAACTCTTCATCCTGCTGCGCTGCGCCATAAGAATTCATCAATTTCTCTAGTCGGCTCTACCGTCTCTTATGACGACTAAGCAATAAAACCCATGGATAGACCACTAAGACAACATAGAAAGATAGGAATTTCTTCTAATTTGTtgtgaaaatagaaggaaaaagtCAGcaccaaatttaaataaaggcTAACAGTATGAAGAAGCTTTTCAAGGTAGAGCATTATACATTCTTAAATAATCTGGAGTGTAACAACAGAAACTTGATTGTAGctacaaaagaaaaaggaaagaaagaatataAGCTAGAATGCCACTTTCAACAGCTATAAGGGATAATTTATTGAGTTTGAAAtctaattaacataaaaatataatttatattattttttaatatatttttaaagaaaatctaGTTAACATTGTGTTTAATTTCACGTAACTTTTATGTTTACGGTGAAATAAACATAACAAGGTATTTAGTAATAAATCAAGCTACGTTTTATACTGTGAGCCCtactaaaaaattgaatttaaaaagtagtttttatGCAGcagtttttacatatttttttaactgagttcgcaactctgtttgtttttacgtttcaaaaatattttttaaaaaaattaaaattttattttattttttttctttgcttcaaattaatatttttttgatattttcatatcattttgatgttctaatattaaaaataattttaaaaaaattaaaaattattatttttatatatttttaaataaaaaatactttaaaaaacacttttaaccGCACCGCAGTTCATGGACACTGCTGTAACTATGGTTTCAAAATCACCATTTTTATGGTAAATAATCTAGCTAAAATCACCAACATAATTTCCAAATTGCCATTTCTACGGCAAAAGTTTCCAAATCATCATTTCTACAGTAAAACTTTTCGCCAAAAACACCAACATAATTTCTAAATTGCCGTTTCCAcagtatatattttataatgaaaaacaaacgtCCAtggtttgaaatattttttattttttaaaatttattttttaatattaaaatattaaaaccataaaaaataaaaaatatatttaaaaaaaacacaaaaaactctAAATATCCCTCTTTCAGT
Protein-coding sequences here:
- the LOC133691603 gene encoding U11/U12 small nuclear ribonucleoprotein 25 kDa protein, whose amino-acid sequence is MDRTTSKAHFRRLHSILRFCPAPHNPEPKTKTVTAKRKPKPPLLSTLLKHPIREKETVMESSSKGEDEVGGYNSSNVKKAKLQSTLAALLDDPILSDVPKKPTLSDVDTLISLEMGSAMRISVQKLDGTSFDVALMNSATVKDLKLAIKKKLIEMEQSKMGHRHISWKKVWANFALSYHNQKLLDDNSALQDSGIRNNSQVHFASYVMSKDSQRHSKRRKHRFFHGLNKRV